The segment TAAATATAAGAACGGACAGGAAACATACGAGAATATGACCGAATTTGCTTTCGGAAATGCCCGCAAGTCGCCGGATGTATTCAAGGCTGGGGTGGTCAAGGCTGTCAATGAAATGCTTAAATAACGGAAAAGGTTATGGACTGGTTACAGACATTGCTGGATAACAGCTCCACTCCCGTACTGACGGCGTTTCTGCTCGGACTGCTGACCGCGCTGTCACCTTGTCCGCTGGCAACGAACATCGCAGCCATCGGCTTTATCGGAAAAGACATTGAAAACAGAAAGCGCGTTTTCCGGAACGGCCTGCTCTATACGCTGGGGCGTATCCTTTCATACACCCTGCTCGGAGCAGTACTGATTATGGTTCTGAAAGAAGGCTCCAGCATGTTCGGCATACAGAAGGCCATCGGGACATGGGGGGAACTTGTGCTGGGTCCGCTTCTGCTCGGGATAGGTCTGTTCATGCTCTTTGGCGACAAACTGAACCTCCCGCAGTTTGGCTTCCACGGAAATGCGGAAGGTCTCGCCAGAAAAGGTGGATGGGGTTCCCTGATGATTGGAATACTGTTTGCCCTGGCTTTCTGTCCGACAAGTGGTGTTTTCTATTTCGGTATGCTCATACCGATGTCAGCCACAGCGACAGCCGGTTATCTGCTGCCTGTGGTATTCGCCATTGCCACTTCCCTGCCTGTACTTGCCGTTGCATGGATTCTTGCCTTCAGTGTACAGCAGATGGGAAATTTCTACGGCAGGATGCTGAAGGTGCAGAAATGGATGAACCTGATTGTGGGCGTGGTGTTTATCCTCGTCGGCGTCTATTATTGCTGGATAATGTATTTATAAAACGAATCTGATAACAAACCAAATATTTACAAACATGGAAATTAAAGTTTTAGGTCCGGGTTGTGCCAAATGTAAATCAACCTATAATGTAATTGAGAAAGTATTGAAAGAAAACAACATCGATGCGAAACTGACCAAGGTGGACGACATCATGGAAATGATGAACTACAACATCATGACCACACCGGCCGTGGTGATTGACGAGGTGGTGAAGATGAAAGGACAGGTTCCAACTGAAAGCGAGGTAAAGAAACTGCTGGGCATCTGAGACACAGAATGATTTAACTGTGGGCGGCAGAGATAACCGTGGTGGAATCTGCCGCTCTTTTAACGAACAGGTTGTTCGTATTTAGACGAATTAAAATAGAATAGAATAGAAATGATACAGGATTTTGCTGACTGGCTCGTTTACGGGTTGTTCGGACTGAGTGCCGATACTCCGATAGGAGTTGCCGTAAACTTCTTCTTTTATGATACTATAAAGATTTTAATCCTTTTATTCTTCATCAGTGTATTGATGGGCATCGTCAACGCTTATTTTCCGATAGAGCGTTTGCGGAACTATCTCGTCACACACAAGATGTACGGGTTGCAATACTTGCTGGCGTCATTCTTCGGAGCCATCACCCCGTTCTGTTCGTGTTCATCCATACCGCTGTTCATCGGTTTCGTGAAAGGCGGCATCCCTTTGGGGGTTACCTTCGCCTTTTTGATTACTTCGCCGTTGGTGAATGAGGTGGCTGTAGCCATGTTCCTCGGCTCATTTGGCCTGAAAGTGACACTGATTTACGTCATCAGCGGGATTCTGTTGGGAGTAATAGGCGGTATCGTACTCGGCCGTATGCGTCTGGCTCCTTATCTGAGCGACTGGGTAAAGCAGATACAAGCCCACTCATCTGCCCAGGCCGATGAATGGGAAAAAGACCAGACCACCTTTATCAAACGACTCCCAACCATTGTCCGTGATGCCTGGAAGATTGTCAGCGGTGTACTTATATACATCCTGATTGGTATCGGTATCGGTGCCTTCATGCATGGTTTTGTGCCGGAAGGCTTCTTCCAGCAATACATGTCGAAAGACAACTGGTATGCCGTGCCGATGTCTGTTATACTTGCCGTACCGATGTATGCCAATGCCGCAGGTATCGTGCCTGTCATCGAAGTGTTTGTGGCAAAAGGTATTCCCATCGGAACCGCAATAGCTTTCATGATGGCGGTCGTCGGCCTTTCCCTGCCGGAAGCCACCCTGCTGAAGAAAGTAATGACATGGAGGCTTATCGGCATATTCTTCGGAACGGTGGCATTCTTCATCATTCTGTCGGGCTATCTGTTTAACTATATACTGTAGGGGGCTGACGATGATTGGAAAACAATTAAGGAAATGGTGGCCTGCGGTTATGCTGACCGCCATTTCTCTCCAGCCAGCCGTGGCGCAGGAGAGTGAAAAGGCTTTTTCCGGAAAACCTGTGCTCACTCTTTTTTCTAACTACAAGGCCGGGCTTGGACACAAGAATGAAAACAGCGGATTCAACCTCGATCGTACGTTTGTCGGTTATGAAGGATTCTTTACCAAAGGTTTCTCCGCAAAAATCCTCATGAATGTGGAAACCGTGGCCGATGAAAACGGAAAAACGAAGTTCAACGGATATCTGAAGAATGCACAGATAGACTGGAAAGGAAACGGATTTTTCGTGTCTGCCGGACTGGTAAACCTGAGACAGTTTTCAGAGCAGGAGAACTTTTGGGGGCACAGATACATTTTCAAGTCCTTTCAGGAAGAATACGGCATCGCCTTTTGTGAGGATATAGGTGTGGTGGCCGGTTATGAGTTTTCACCGGTTATATCGGCTGATCTGGCATTGACAAATGGTGAAGGACGTAAGTTCAAGAATATGGACAACAAGTATAAGTATGGTGCCGGCATCACATCGAAACCGGCAAAAGGGTTCATGTTCAGGATATACGGTGACATATATAACACACCGGAGTATCTGAAAACGGATGCAGGCGTGCAGAAAGACCAGTATTCGGTAGCGGCTTTTGCCGGATACAGCAACAGCCGGTTTTCACTGGGAGTGGAATATAACCGGGCATTCAACTATAAGTTCTCATCCGGAACAAATGTGAACGGTTATTCAGTTTACACGACCGTAAATATAGCACGCAAAATGCATCTGTTCGGACGTTTTGACCTGCTCGATGCGACGGGTAAACGCACAAACAATGTCACTGAAGGGCACACGATTATCGGTGGTTTTGAATATTCCCCCATTAGACAAGTAAGAATCTCACCAAACTACCAGAGCTGGAAAGCCAGGAACGGAAGACGCGAGAATTATCTTCTCCTGAGTGTGGAATGTAAGATATAAATAGTATAGGGGAACATTCCTATTTTAAGTCAAACCAATAAAAAAACAGAATAAATGAAAATATTGATTCTTTGTACAGGAAACAGCTGCCGCAGCCAGATGGCTCACGGCTTCTTACAGTCATTCGACAAAAATTTAGAAGTATATTCAGGTGGAACCGAACCGGCAGCCCAGGTAAATGCTAAGGCTGTGGAAGTGATGAAGGAAGCAGGAATAGACATCAGTTCTCATGTACCTACACACGTAAACACTTATCTCGATCAGGAATGGGATTATGTAATAACCGTTTGCGGTGGTGCCAATGAAAGCTGTCCTGCTTTTATAGGAAAGGTCGGCAAACGTATGCACATCGGCTTTGATGATCCGTCACATGCTACAGGTACACCGGAATTCATCGATTCGGAGTTCCGCCGTGTTCGTGACGAAATCAGAAATGCCTTTGCCCGTTTCTACATTACAGAAATCAGAAAGGAGGAATTGCCGAAATGCTCTGCGGCGGTAACTGCTAAGAAATAAGGATATGGAGAAAGGGGAAAAAGGAATAGGTTTTTTTGAGCGATATCTGACAGTGTGGGTGGCTATCTGCATTGTAGTGGGAATAGCCATAGGGCAATGGTTTCCTGCCATACCCAAAACACTCGGAAAGTTTGAATATGCGAATGTATCCATACCGGTAGCAATTCTTGTATGGCTGATGATTTATCCCATGATGATGAAGGTGGATTTTCAGAGTATCAAGAATGTGGGCAGAAAGCCGAAGGGAGTATTCATAACCTGTGTGGTCAACTGGCTGATTAAGCCTTTTACAATGTTCGGTATTGCGTGGATATTCTTTTATGTGATATTCAAACAATGGATACCAGAAGCACTTGCAGGAGAATATCTGGCCGGAGCAGTTCTGTTGGGTGCCGCACCTTGTACGGCGATGGTGTTTGTATGGAGTTACCTTACCAAAGGCGATGCTGCTTATACGCTGGTACAGGTAGCGGTGAATGACTTGCTTATTCTGGTAGCTTTTGCTCCGATAGTGGCATTTCTTCTCGGTGTTGGCGGAATAACCATACCCTGGGACACGCTTACACTTTCTGTAGTTCTGTTTGTTGTCATACCTCTTGCTGGTGGTGTAATCACACGCCGCATTGTAATATCGAAAAAGGGAGAAGACTATTTCAATAATGTATTCGTGAAGAAGTTCGACAATGCGACTATCATAGGGCTGCTTCTGACACTGGTTATCCTGTTTTCATTTCAGGGAGAGACCATCCTTGCCAATCCGGTGCATATTCTGTTGATTGCCGTGCCTTTGATCATACAGACATTCTTCATATTCTTCCTTGCATACGGATGGTCAAAGGTTTCCGGATTGCCTCATAATATAGCTGCCCCGGCAGGAATGATTGGTGCGAGCAATTTTTTTGAGCTGGCCGTGGCGGTTGCAATTTCGCTTTTCGGTCTTCAGTCCGGAGCGGCACTTGCAACAGTAGTCGGTGTGTTGGTAGAAGTGCCTGTCATGCTCTCGCTTGTTAGGATCGCCAACAACACCAGGAAATACTTTAAACAATAAAAGCTTACAAAACAAATAACATGTCGGGCAGATTTGAAAACGTACCGGAAGTGAGCGTTGACGGGTGTCAAGGTTACAGGAACTTATGTCCGGAAAGTACACTTATCTATTCGGGTGAATAAAAGGAGCACATCAAATATAGTTTCGGTTGTGGTAAGTAAGCTGCTATAATCATAAAAATGAGAGATATACAGGCATTAATATATGCAGACTGTTGGATGTTGCGGTAACTAATGGTTAATATAAAACAAGTTAGCATTATGAATACATTAATTGGAACACTTCAGTATTTCGTACTGATAACCTTTGAGTTGGTTGCACTGTTTATGTTTATCAGTGCATTGGTTGAAATAATTCTCATGTATGTACCGGAAGAGAAAATACGTAAAAGGCTGTCCGGTGCCGGGATGTTCGGTAATGTAATAGCAGCCGGATTCGGTGCTTTGACCCCATTCTGTGCCTGCTCTACAATCCCAATGACAGTAGGATTCTTGAATGCGGGTGTTCCTTTCGGATCAACCATGTCATTCTTGATAGCCTCGCCGTTACTTAACCCGATAATCATAGGAATGCTTGGTGCAATAGTTGGAATAAAGGCAATGATAGCCTACTTTGTCATAGCATTCCTCTGCTCCGTTATTTTTGGTTTTGTAATGGAGAAAATGGGTATGCAAAAGTATGTCAAAAATGTACGTTTGAAACCGTCTTCATGCTGTTCAGGAAGTAACAATATCGTTGATAAAAGGGCTCTTCCATTCAAAGGGAAGTTGAAAATAGCCTTTGCAAATGCTTGGGACAGTCTTCGTCCAATAATGGGTTACCTATTGATCGGTGTTGCTCTCGGAGCTGGTATATACGGTTATATGCCACAAGACTTTGTAATGAATATTGCAGGTCCGGACAATCCGTTTGCTATACCTGTAGCTGCCGTATTGGGTATTCCTCTTTATATACGTGCTGAAACTGCCATACCTATCGGAGTTGCATTAATGGGTAAGGGTATGAGTATAAGAGCTGTTATCGCACTCATTATCGGAGGTGCAGGAATGGCCATACCGGAAATGACTATGCTGGCAAGTATATTCAAGAAGAAACTTGTTACCATGATTGTGCTGGTCATATTCCTGACAGCTGTTGTATCAGGATATTTGTTTAACATTTTATTATAAGAACTTATGGACAAAAAAGAAGAAAAGAAAGGATTTTGGGCTTCTTTATTCGCACCAAAATCATGTTGTTGTTGCGGACCTCAGATTGAAGAAATAAAAGAGGAAAAGAAAGAAGAAAAATCTAAAACGGAAGAAGATAAGAAAGAAAATGATGACAGCTCTTGCGGATGCTGTTAGTACTCACATCCTAAGGTGTAATATATTAAGGGGGTATATCGTAATACGCGATTTACCCTCTTTTCTTTATCTGCGATAAGAGTGTAGTTAACTTTTTCAGGCAGCGATATTCTAAAGATATT is part of the Parabacteroides sp. AD58 genome and harbors:
- a CDS encoding permease, with the translated sequence MNTLIGTLQYFVLITFELVALFMFISALVEIILMYVPEEKIRKRLSGAGMFGNVIAAGFGALTPFCACSTIPMTVGFLNAGVPFGSTMSFLIASPLLNPIIIGMLGAIVGIKAMIAYFVIAFLCSVIFGFVMEKMGMQKYVKNVRLKPSSCCSGSNNIVDKRALPFKGKLKIAFANAWDSLRPIMGYLLIGVALGAGIYGYMPQDFVMNIAGPDNPFAIPVAAVLGIPLYIRAETAIPIGVALMGKGMSIRAVIALIIGGAGMAIPEMTMLASIFKKKLVTMIVLVIFLTAVVSGYLFNILL
- a CDS encoding thioredoxin family protein encodes the protein MEIKVLGPGCAKCKSTYNVIEKVLKENNIDAKLTKVDDIMEMMNYNIMTTPAVVIDEVVKMKGQVPTESEVKKLLGI
- a CDS encoding arsenate reductase ArsC; protein product: MKILILCTGNSCRSQMAHGFLQSFDKNLEVYSGGTEPAAQVNAKAVEVMKEAGIDISSHVPTHVNTYLDQEWDYVITVCGGANESCPAFIGKVGKRMHIGFDDPSHATGTPEFIDSEFRRVRDEIRNAFARFYITEIRKEELPKCSAAVTAKK
- the arsB gene encoding ACR3 family arsenite efflux transporter → MEKGEKGIGFFERYLTVWVAICIVVGIAIGQWFPAIPKTLGKFEYANVSIPVAILVWLMIYPMMMKVDFQSIKNVGRKPKGVFITCVVNWLIKPFTMFGIAWIFFYVIFKQWIPEALAGEYLAGAVLLGAAPCTAMVFVWSYLTKGDAAYTLVQVAVNDLLILVAFAPIVAFLLGVGGITIPWDTLTLSVVLFVVIPLAGGVITRRIVISKKGEDYFNNVFVKKFDNATIIGLLLTLVILFSFQGETILANPVHILLIAVPLIIQTFFIFFLAYGWSKVSGLPHNIAAPAGMIGASNFFELAVAVAISLFGLQSGAALATVVGVLVEVPVMLSLVRIANNTRKYFKQ
- a CDS encoding aromatic aminobenezylarsenical efflux permease ArsG family transporter; amino-acid sequence: MDWLQTLLDNSSTPVLTAFLLGLLTALSPCPLATNIAAIGFIGKDIENRKRVFRNGLLYTLGRILSYTLLGAVLIMVLKEGSSMFGIQKAIGTWGELVLGPLLLGIGLFMLFGDKLNLPQFGFHGNAEGLARKGGWGSLMIGILFALAFCPTSGVFYFGMLIPMSATATAGYLLPVVFAIATSLPVLAVAWILAFSVQQMGNFYGRMLKVQKWMNLIVGVVFILVGVYYCWIMYL
- a CDS encoding permease, with amino-acid sequence MIQDFADWLVYGLFGLSADTPIGVAVNFFFYDTIKILILLFFISVLMGIVNAYFPIERLRNYLVTHKMYGLQYLLASFFGAITPFCSCSSIPLFIGFVKGGIPLGVTFAFLITSPLVNEVAVAMFLGSFGLKVTLIYVISGILLGVIGGIVLGRMRLAPYLSDWVKQIQAHSSAQADEWEKDQTTFIKRLPTIVRDAWKIVSGVLIYILIGIGIGAFMHGFVPEGFFQQYMSKDNWYAVPMSVILAVPMYANAAGIVPVIEVFVAKGIPIGTAIAFMMAVVGLSLPEATLLKKVMTWRLIGIFFGTVAFFIILSGYLFNYIL